CTGGACAGAAATACCATCTAAACAGGAAAATACGCGATCGTATATTTTATAGATCGCGATGATGCTCGGTAACATAACCGCCAAAAATAAAGTCAAAGTCTCCAGAAAGCCTAACTCTAAATATGTTGAAATAATGGATATCATCAGTACTAAGGAACAAAGAGGCACACTGAAAAGCCAAACTAAGCTGCGTTCTAACGAGGTTGGTTTTACATTCATTGCGTCTCTTTCACCTGAATACTAAATTTATCAATTCGTCGATAAATAGCTGATTTACTCAGACCTAAGAATTCTCCCGCTTTTATCACATTGCCATCAAAATGATTTATCGCTTGGGTAATTAGCCTTTGTTCAGCTTCCTCTAAAGACATCAGGGGTACATGGTTCACTTCTTTTTTACTGCTTTGCGTAATTTGAATGTCATCAGCTTCTATAACATTGCCTTGCGCCATAATTACTGCACGTTCTAAAACATGGGAAAGCTCGCGGATATTGCCAGGCCAATGGTATTCTTTAAGCTTGTTGAAGGCACGTTGCGTTAAAGTCAGTGGGTCTTGACCATACTTCTTTGCATGATGATATAAAAAGTGATTTGCAAACTCCGCAAGCTCATCCAAACGCGATCTCAGAGGCGGCAGCTCAATAACGAGCGTATTGAGGCGAAATAGGAGATCTCTTCTAAATTTCCCTTCCTCAATAAGCTCATCCAAATCAGCATTTGTAGCAGAAATAACCCGAGCATTACTGCGCTTAGATTTAGAGCAACCAACTTCCTCGTACTCCCCGCTCTCCAACACACGCAAAAGTTTAGCTTGCAACGGTAAAGTTAAGCACCCAACCTCATCTAAAAACAAACTAGAGTCATTGGCTAACGTAAACCGACCTATTCTATGTTCCTTTGCATCTGTGAATGCGCCTTTTTTATGGCCAAACAACTCGCTTTCAAATAAATTGTCAGGGATCGCAGCCATATTCACACTTACCATATCTTTAGTCGCGCGATGACTGTGTTGGTGAATGAATTTCGCTAACATACTTTTACCAGTGCCGTTTTCACCGGTTATCAATATATTTGCATCAGTTTTAGCAATACGCTTGGCTTTTTCAATTAACAAATGACTGCTTGTGCTAAAGGCACCAAATACATCTTGTTTTTCAGTACTTGAAGGAGATATGGGCTGCTCCACACTATTTTTTACAGCCTCTATTAGCCTATTATTTTTCCAAGGCT
This genomic window from Pseudoalteromonas luteoviolacea contains:
- a CDS encoding sigma-54-dependent transcriptional regulator — its product is MKTVLVVDDLIDVRLSARIVLESHGFQCLEADHPNTALACLAKDKVDLILLDMNFSQDTTSGHEGLAFLSRLTALDLDIPVIVITGWAKIDLAVQAMQKGACDFIEKPWKNNRLIEAVKNSVEQPISPSSTEKQDVFGAFSTSSHLLIEKAKRIAKTDANILITGENGTGKSMLAKFIHQHSHRATKDMVSVNMAAIPDNLFESELFGHKKGAFTDAKEHRIGRFTLANDSSLFLDEVGCLTLPLQAKLLRVLESGEYEEVGCSKSKRSNARVISATNADLDELIEEGKFRRDLLFRLNTLVIELPPLRSRLDELAEFANHFLYHHAKKYGQDPLTLTQRAFNKLKEYHWPGNIRELSHVLERAVIMAQGNVIEADDIQITQSSKKEVNHVPLMSLEEAEQRLITQAINHFDGNVIKAGEFLGLSKSAIYRRIDKFSIQVKETQ